From Vigna unguiculata cultivar IT97K-499-35 chromosome 5, ASM411807v1, whole genome shotgun sequence, the proteins below share one genomic window:
- the LOC114183470 gene encoding probable serine/threonine-protein kinase WNK5 — MELPDNTVNTAMYKGRFCTSGGVKSQLGYVETDPSGRYGRFRDVLGKGAMKTVYRAFDELLGIEVAWNQVKLGDVFHSPEQLQRLYSEVHLLKHLNHDSMMIFYGSWIDVNNRTFNFITELFTSGTLREYRQKYKRVDIRAVKIWARQILGGLEYLHSHNPPVIHRDLKCDNIFVNGHQGRVKIGDLGLAAILRSSQHAHSVIGTPEFMAPELYEEKYNELVDIYSFGMCMIELLTFEFPYSECANAAQIYKKVTSGKLPNAFYRIPVLEAQKFVGKCLSNVSDRPSAKELLLDPFLAVDQLEIPLPPNIPLFLNNTPQLNSAPLVPIEHHHDQKKSAEMTITGSINEEDNTVFLKVRISDITGHTRHVFFPFDTLKDTAIQVAMEMVQELEISHLEPLEIAAMIDHEVSALVPSWRDRVKCHHQRQHSFNYEEDEDVNNHHPFFLSSSPSSPRGSGHISASNSFKTHVRGNHYPFAQEGPQDDMFMNNDDASSQASMNSFKYSTFQFCDPGHEDEHDGTERNKCTTISCRGGEEGEPGLVNPVLYPPRIECSCGCRFGSGHGCPRLTRIRSCPHERRSLQQLQRSLMLEEIYKYKRRFFNTVGAVENIGFRHPLRGGVCFPRV; from the exons ATGGAATTGCCTGATAATACAGTCAATACAGCCATGTATAAGGGGAGATTCTGCACTAGTGGTGGAGTTAAGTCTCAGCTTGGATATGTTGAAACTGATCCATCTGGTCGATATGGTCGT TTCAGGGATGTTCTAGGCAAAGGAGCAATGAAGACTGTATATAGGGCATTTGATGAGTTACTGGGGATTGAAGTGGCTTGGAACCAAGTCAAGCTTGGTGATGTCTTTCACTCACCAGAACAACTTCAGCGCCTTTATTCAGAGGTTCATCTCCTGAAGCACCTCAACCATGACTCTATGATGATCTTCTATGGTTCTTGGATCGATGTCAACAACAGAACCTTCAACTTCATCACTGAATTGTTCACCTCCGGTACACTTAGAGA gTACAGGCAGAAGTATAAGCGAGTAGATATCCGAGCAGTTAAGATTTGGGCTCGCCAGATTCTTGGTGGTTTGGAGTATTTACACAGCCATAATCCTCCTGTAATACACAGAGATCTCAAGTGTGACAACATCTTTGTCAATGGCCATCAGGGGAGGGTCAAGATTGGTGACTTAGGCCTAGCAGCTATACTTCGTAGCTCCCAACATGCCCACAGTGTCATAG GCACACCAGAATTCATGGCACCAGAACTGTATGAAGAGAAATACAACGAGCTGGTAGACATATATTCCTTTGGTATGTGCATGATAGAGTTGCTTACTTTTGAGTTCCCATACAGTGAATGCGCCAACGCAGCTCAAATATACAAGAAAGTTACTTCG GGGAAGCTACCTAATGCTTTTTACAGAATCCCAGTTTTGGAAGCCCAGAAGTTTGTGGGAAAATGTTTGTCAAATGTCTCAGATAGACCATCAGCAAAGGAGCTCTTGTTGGACCCTTTTTTAGCGGTGGACCAACTTGAAATACCATTGCCACCAAACATACCATTATTTCTGAATAACACTCCACAGCTTAATTCCGCTCCACTAGTTCCCATTGAGCATCATCATGATCAAAAAAAGAGTGCAGAAATGACAATTACTGGTTCAATTAACGAAGAGGACAACACAGTTTTCCTCAAAGTGAGGATATCTGACATAACAG GGCACACGAGACATGTGTTCTTCCCATTTGATACATTAAAAGACACGGCTATTCAGGTGGCGATGGAGATGGTGCAAGAACTTGAAATTAGCCATTTGGAACCATTGGAGATTGCTGCAATGATAGATCATGAGGTATCAGCTTTGGTTCCGAGTTGGAGGGACAGGGTTAAGTGTCACCATCAACGACAACACAGCTTTAACtacgaagaagatgaagatgtcAATAACCACCACCCCTTCTTCTTatcatcttctccatcatcCCCTCGTGGTTCTGGCCACATTTCTGCTTCCAACTCCTTCAAAACCCATGTTCGCGGCAACCATTACCCTTTTGCTCAAGAAGGGCCTCAAG ATGACATGTTCATGAACAACGACGACGCAAGCTCTCAAGCCTCGATGAACTCCTTCAAGTATTCAACCTTCCAATTCTGCGACCCGGGCCACGAAGACGAGCACGACGGAACCGAACGCAACAAGTGCACCACAATATCGTGCCGTGGCGGCGAAGAAGGCGAACCCGGTTTGGTGAACCCGGTATTGTACCCGCCGCGGATTGAGTGTTCGTGCGGGTGCAGGTTTGGGTCGGGTCACGGGTGCCCGAGGCTGACTCGGATCCGGTCGTGCCCGCACGAGCGGCGGAGCCTGCAGCAGCTCCAACGGTCGTTGATGTTGGAGGAGATTTACAAGTACAAAAGACGCTTCTTCAACACCGTTGGTGCCGTTGAGAACATCGGGTTTCGGCATCCACTAAGAGGTGGTGTATGCTTTCCTCGTGTGTAG
- the LOC114183965 gene encoding uncharacterized protein LOC114183965 → MRRCNSQIPAPLPSPIPTGRGTRSAASETFSQFLEKSLHLPELTLPVTHLPPAPAEIDFRSLPLASADLMLRSVREFGAFRIRCHGISGVELQVMTDEAENVFQKLRNVVVELNGHDGEIITCVRSSKGSMEFTANDIIRDQVDRNFWVHMGNVASRLDSIVEQVSLILQDNTSVEFKERIQDTESVICLCRYPHDNVTKQNEDTSVKRKDRYCDHALRFYLPMEPCIFYVQTERGPLSFDTGPHNIVVTVGKQLQEWSDGEFKSVPGEMLFMPSLQSSSASFSIELICSAPLKVPTQGLKNSVSEDCDKIISLTDQVLFVFCLIFLYKFLYFVFS, encoded by the exons ATGCGGCGCTGCAACAGCCAGATTCCGGCGCCGCTGCCGTCACCGATCCCGACTGGGAGAGGGACGCGCTCCGCTGCGAGCGAGACCTTCAGCCAGTTCCTAGAGAAGTCGCTGCATCTGCCGGAGCTGACGCTACCGGTAACGCACCTCCCTCCGGCGCCAGCGGAGATCGACTTCCGGTCGCTGCCGCTGGCCTCCGCCGATCTGATGCTGCGCTCCGTCAGAGAGTTCGGCGCGTTCCGCATCCGGTGCCACGGGATCTCCGGCGTCGAGCTCCAAGTGATGACGGACGAAGCAGAGAACGTTTTCCAGAAATTGCGAAACGTCGTCGTCGAGCTTAACGGACATGACGGAGAAATTATTACCTGCGTTCGCTCTAGCAAAGGGTCAATGGAATTTACCGCTAACGATATTATCCGTGATCAAGTTGATCGGAACTTTTG GGTTCACATGGGGAATGTTGCAAGTAGATTGGATAGTATAGTTGAGCAAGTGAGTCTGATTCTACAGGACAACACATCTGTAGAGTTTAAGGAGCGGATTCAAGATACAGAGTCTGTGATTTGCTTGTGCAGGTATCCGCACGATAATGTTACCAAACAAAACGAAGACACTTCGGTTAAGAGAAAAGACAGATATTGTGATCATGCTTTGCGTTTCTACCTTCCAATGGAACCTTGTATATTTTACGTCCAAACTGAAAGAGGTCCCCTATCATTTGACACAGGTCCCCATAATATAGTTGTCACAGTTGGGAAACAACTACAG GAGTGGAGTGATGGTGAATTCAAAAGTGTTCCTGGGGAAATGCTCTTCATGCCGAGTTTACAGAGTAGCTCTGCTTCTTTCTCCATCGAGCTTATATGTTCAGCCCCTTTGAAAGTTCCAACTCAGGGTTTAAAGAATTCTGTTTCTGAAGACTGTGACAAGATAATATCCTTGACTGATCAAgttctttttgtattttgtcttatatttttatacaaatttttatacttcGTTTTCTCCTGA
- the LOC114185691 gene encoding transcription repressor OFP1-like: MGNYRFKLSDMIPNAWFYKLKDMGKPKKQTPSQSKKKKQPSPASTTPPSKPKQSHQFNPRKSYYFTRELNPNDRIYTSPANNQNAKFSNSPEAPRKSSKQRLKRRTARTSSPKLAVAANNDNSSSPHDSSAESEHPDPEFRTDRVLATEALDQTVSWSNSFACKVHSNAKDIIIDVDNSSTERKDDKLEGYEYDSFSDLVLPPIVTKPAKFDDLLSDAKKKETKMDDAPEEPNLKGPLRVKIVKEGTAPMKEHKSTPVRRFSVSSSPGVKLRMNSPRIGSRKTQTHGRRSVSSAAGSGSRRSLSDSFAIVKSSLNPQRDFRESMVEMIVQNNIRTSKDLEDLLACYLSLNSDEYHDLIIKVFKQIWFDLTDN; the protein is encoded by the coding sequence ATGGGTAACTACAGGTTCAAATTATCAGACATGATCCCCAATGCCTGGTTTTACAAACTCAAGGACATGGGAAAACCAAAAAAGCAAACCCCATCTCAGtccaagaagaaaaaacaacctTCACCAGCCTCAACCACACCACCATCAAAACCAAAGCAATCCCACCAATTCAATCCCAGAAAATCTTACTACTTCACAAGGGAGCTTAACCCAAATGATAGAATCTATACCTCACCAGCAAATAACCAAAATGCCAAATTCAGCAATTCCCCTGAAGCCCCCAGAAAATCATCCAAACAAAGACTCAAGAGAAGAACTGCAAGGACTTCTTCACCTAAGCTTGCTGTTGCTGCTAACAATGACAACTCCTCGTCACCACATGATAGCTCTGCTGAATCAGAGCACCCTGACCCAGAATTCAGAACAGATCGTGTTCTTGCCACTGAAGCATTAGATCAAACGGTTTCTTGGTCCAACTCTTTCGCCTGCAAGGTACACTCCAACGCCAAGGACATCATCATTGATGTAGACAACAGTTCCACAGAGAGAAAAGACGATAAGCTAGAAGGGTATGAATATGATTCCTTCTCGGACCTCGTGCTCCCACCAATTGTGACCAAGCCTGCAAAATTCGATGACTTGCTGAGTGATGCCAAGAAGAAAGAAACCAAAATGGATGATGCCCCAGAAGAGCCAAACCTGAAGGGACCTCTAAGAGTTAAAATTGTGAAGGAAGGCACTGCACCAATGAAGGAACATAAGAGCACCCCTGTTAGGAGATTCTCTGTGAGCTCTTCTCCAGGAGTGAAGCTTCGGATGAACTCGCCGCGAATTGGCAGCCGGAAAACTCAGACACATGGCCGGAGGAGTGTGTCGTCCGCCGCTGGCTCCGGCTCCCGGAGAAGCCTTTCGGATAGCTTTGCAATTGTGAAGTCATCACTGAATCCTCAGAGGGACTTCAGAGAATCAATGGTGGAGATGATTGTGCAGAACAACATAAGGACATCAAAGGATTTAGAGGATCTTCTTGCTTGCTATCTTTCTCTTAATTCAGATGAGTATCATGACCTCATTATCAAAGTGTTCAAGCAAATATGGTTTGATTTAACTGATAATTAG